One genomic segment of Heptranchias perlo isolate sHepPer1 chromosome 3, sHepPer1.hap1, whole genome shotgun sequence includes these proteins:
- the LOC137308488 gene encoding uncharacterized protein, with the protein MSHLTRHGGSLLRRNSQHTECLPLTPAPPLTPAPPQTPAPPRTPAPPLIPAPPLIPAPPLTPAQPLTPAQPLTSAPPDPSTAPDPSTAPDPSTAPDPSTAPDPSTAPDPSTAPDPSTAPDPSTAPDPSTAPDPSTAPDPSTAPDPSTAPDPSTAPDPSTAPDPSTLITPAPPLIPAPPLIPAPPLTPAPPRTPAPPLIPAPPLTPAPPLTPAPPRTPAPPLTPAPPLTTARSSPQHAHHPSTTPDPSTAPDPGPTPGPSPDPSTVPDPKTAPDPAPPLALSLAPDPRPTPGPNPGTAPPRP; encoded by the coding sequence ATGTCTCACCTCACCAGGCACGGTGGGTCTCTACTGAGGAGGAATTCCCAGCATACAGAATGCCTGCCCCTGACCCCAGCACCGCCCCTGACCCCGGCACCGCCCCAGACCCCAGCACCACCCCGGACCCCAGCACCGCCCCTGATCCCGGCACCGCCCCTGATCCCGGCACCGCCCCTGACCCCAGCACAGCCCCTGACCCCAGCACAGCCCCTGACCTCGGCACCGCCCGACCCCAGCACCGCCCCGGACCCCAGCACAGCCCCTGACCCCAGCACAGCCCCTGACCCCAGCACAGCCCCTGACCCCAGCACAGCCCCTGACCCCAGCACAGCCCCTGACCCCAGCACCGCCCCTGATCCCAGCACAGCCCCTGACCCCAGCACCGCCCCTGATCCCAGCACCGCCCCTGATCCCAGCACCGCCCCTGATCCCAGCACCGCCCCTGATCCCAGCACAGCCCCTGATCCCAGCACAGCCCCTGACCCCAGCACGCTCATCACCCCAGCACCGCCCCTGATCCCAGCACCGCCCCTGATCCCAGCACCGCCCCTGACCCCAGCACCGCCCCGGACCCCAGCACCGCCCCTGATCCCAGCACCGCCCCTGACCCCAGCACCGCCCCTGACCCCAGCACCGCCCCGGACCCCAGCACCGCCCCTGACCCCAGCACCGCCCCTGACCACAGCACGCTCATCACCCCAGCACGCTCATCACCCCAGCACAACCCCGGACCCCAGCACCGCCCCTGATCCCGGGCCCACCCCTGGCCCCAGCCCTGACCCCAGCACCGTCCCAGACCCCAAAACTGCCCCTGACCCCGCTCCACCCCTGGCCCTGTCACTGGCCCCTGACCCCAGACCCACCCCTGGCCCCAACCCTGGCACCGCCCCACCCCGCCCCTGA